In bacterium, a single window of DNA contains:
- a CDS encoding FAD-dependent oxidoreductase, with protein sequence MGKENCYDVIVAGGGMAGCSAAISAAESGSKTLLIEQFGYLGGWATAALVNPFMPHWASDGKTLVAGIFKKISDMLDDAGGRLANAFDAEALEFGLQEMVIASGANIRLHTFADQLNYTDDGNITVHTISKSGSELFCCKRLIDCTGDGDLAVSLGAKFELGGDDGIPQAATLMFDVGGVDVAKALEYVKDHPDQVRFPKFEPDADIAKISTEVFSVAGYYDLISRAKAAGEYNAPGDLLLYFGRPRKGEVTFNTTHIGNVDGTNADDLTRAEIEGRRQMMSIVAFVKKYVPGFENSYLLRTPVHVGIRETRRIVGLYKFSADDVVNAHKFEDGICRLAYPVDVHSGKGEGYTKEEETHTVKTAPHGDWYDIPYRCLIPEGIDGVLVAGRCASSTQEGHGAIRIMPACAAMGEAAGVAASISLKKGIPLKDVDPVLLKTTLRQRGALL encoded by the coding sequence GGCTGGTGGAGGAATGGCAGGGTGTTCCGCTGCGATATCTGCCGCAGAATCAGGATCCAAGACACTTTTAATCGAACAGTTCGGATACCTGGGAGGCTGGGCTACTGCAGCTTTAGTTAATCCGTTTATGCCTCATTGGGCATCCGACGGCAAGACCCTTGTAGCAGGTATATTTAAGAAAATAAGTGATATGCTGGACGATGCTGGAGGGCGCCTTGCCAATGCATTCGATGCTGAGGCGTTGGAATTCGGGCTCCAGGAAATGGTCATAGCTTCAGGAGCCAACATCAGGCTCCATACATTTGCAGATCAGCTTAACTACACTGATGACGGTAACATCACAGTGCACACCATCTCAAAATCCGGCAGTGAACTGTTCTGCTGCAAACGCCTCATCGACTGCACGGGTGATGGTGACCTTGCCGTATCCCTTGGCGCTAAATTTGAATTGGGAGGCGATGATGGTATTCCCCAGGCAGCTACACTGATGTTCGATGTAGGCGGTGTGGATGTCGCAAAAGCTCTCGAATACGTTAAAGACCACCCCGATCAGGTGCGCTTCCCAAAATTTGAACCGGATGCAGATATCGCAAAAATCAGCACAGAAGTGTTCTCAGTGGCAGGATACTATGACCTTATTAGCCGTGCAAAAGCCGCCGGTGAATACAACGCACCGGGCGATTTGCTGCTATATTTCGGCCGCCCTAGAAAAGGTGAAGTGACTTTTAATACCACTCATATCGGCAATGTCGATGGAACCAATGCAGATGATCTTACCAGAGCCGAAATTGAAGGCCGACGACAAATGATGTCGATTGTCGCCTTTGTCAAAAAGTATGTGCCCGGATTTGAAAACTCTTATCTTCTTAGAACTCCGGTGCATGTTGGTATTCGAGAGACACGCAGAATTGTTGGACTATATAAATTCAGCGCTGACGACGTGGTTAATGCACACAAATTCGAAGACGGAATATGCAGGCTTGCGTATCCTGTTGATGTGCACTCCGGCAAAGGTGAAGGCTACACCAAGGAAGAAGAAACACATACAGTGAAGACCGCTCCGCACGGCGACTGGTATGATATTCCATACAGGTGCCTAATACCTGAAGGTATAGACGGAGTCCTGGTGGCGGGAAGATGCGCATCCAGCACACAGGAAGGCCACGGAGCCATAAGAATTATGCCTGCGTGTGCTGCTATGGGAGAGGCCGCAGGCGTTGCGGCAAGCATCTCACTGAAAAAAGGGATTCCTCTGAAGGATGTTGACCCGGTTCTGCTGAAGACCACCTTGAGGCAGCGAGGCGCCCTACTCTAG
- the sigH gene encoding RNA polymerase sporulation sigma factor SigH, translating into MRIYKHIAGSRYERLSDNNIVGLAQRGDICASEYLLYKYRSLVRTKIRSYFLMGAEKEDLLQIGMIGLWQSIMDYVPDKDISFLSFARICIERHVITAIKTATRRKQSPLNNAISLDYSVDESDVDFNLEEVLVSEVDMDPEELLLRRESIKILRETLQRLLSGFEWEVLKRYNLGKTYNEIAVDLACNTKSVDNALGRIKRKVACNSIFLH; encoded by the coding sequence ATGAGGATATATAAGCACATAGCAGGTTCCCGATACGAAAGGCTGTCTGACAACAATATTGTCGGGCTGGCGCAGCGTGGGGACATATGCGCTTCCGAGTATTTATTGTACAAGTATCGCAGTCTGGTGCGAACGAAGATCCGCTCATATTTCCTGATGGGCGCCGAGAAGGAAGACCTGCTCCAGATTGGGATGATCGGCTTGTGGCAGTCGATTATGGACTATGTGCCGGACAAGGATATATCATTCCTCTCATTTGCCAGGATATGCATTGAGCGCCATGTAATAACTGCCATAAAGACCGCAACTCGCCGCAAGCAATCACCACTAAACAATGCCATATCACTCGATTACAGTGTGGACGAGAGCGATGTAGATTTCAATCTCGAAGAAGTATTAGTATCCGAAGTTGACATGGACCCGGAGGAACTACTGCTTCGGAGGGAGAGTATCAAAATTCTTCGTGAGACGCTTCAGAGACTGTTGTCCGGTTTTGAGTGGGAGGTTCTCAAAAGATACAATTTGGGCAAGACGTATAATGAAATAGCGGTTGATCTTGCTTGCAATACCAAGTCTGTGGATAATGCCTTGGGCAGAATAAAGCGCAAAGTCGCCTGCAATTCCATATTTCTTCACTAG
- a CDS encoding histone-lysine N-methyltransferase, which produces MLSKDPKYGLLHLVSKRNVKDVTEPNLLREMFPYIDVPRIIFDGRSVPMEPAQDFYITDTTFRDGQQARPPYKVEHVVKIYDMLSRLGGPNGVIRATEFFLYSDKDKEAVAKCLELGHQYPEVTGWIRATKEDFALVKSMGLRETGILTSASDYHIFLKFKKTRAQILNHYLDLVASALESGLDTVRCHLEDVTRADFPGFIIPFVQKLMEIAQQSGKTVKIRLCDTMGYGLPYAEATLPRSIPKMIHTMIHECGVPSEWLEWHGHNDFHKVLANATTAWLYGCCAANCALLGFGERTGNPPLEGAIMDYISLKGDANGIDTRVITEIAEFFRNEVDVDIPSGYPFIGSHFNVTSAGIHADGMLKNEEIYNIFDTDKILSRPARVNVTDKSGVAGIAHWVNSYLGLKPEMALDKRHPGLLAIQDWVKEQYAAGRVTSISDDEMLMQSRMHLHEYFKSDFDRLRDHALDISEQIMLRLVEDQRVHSMDPAKIVPVLQKLLEQFQFIQFIYVIDVNGKKITENVTQPIYRKQFGRFGLKENFSSRDWFVGALGAGRGEVFITDFYKSRITGALCITVSAAILDDDGKAIGVIGADLKFEELARIL; this is translated from the coding sequence ATGTTATCCAAGGACCCCAAATATGGCCTGCTGCATCTGGTAAGCAAGCGGAATGTCAAGGATGTCACCGAGCCAAATCTGCTCAGAGAGATGTTTCCGTATATAGATGTTCCACGCATCATCTTTGACGGCAGAAGCGTGCCGATGGAGCCTGCCCAGGATTTTTATATTACGGACACGACGTTTCGCGACGGCCAGCAGGCGCGTCCGCCATATAAGGTGGAGCATGTGGTCAAGATATACGACATGCTCAGCAGGCTTGGCGGACCGAACGGTGTCATACGCGCCACCGAGTTTTTCCTCTACAGCGACAAAGACAAGGAGGCCGTAGCCAAGTGTCTCGAGTTGGGTCATCAATACCCTGAAGTGACCGGCTGGATACGCGCTACCAAAGAGGATTTCGCCCTTGTCAAAAGTATGGGGCTTCGTGAGACGGGCATCCTGACGTCGGCCTCCGACTATCACATATTTCTAAAATTCAAAAAAACACGTGCTCAGATACTCAATCATTATCTCGACTTGGTTGCGTCTGCTTTGGAGTCTGGTCTGGATACGGTGAGGTGTCACCTTGAGGACGTCACCCGTGCCGACTTTCCCGGCTTTATCATTCCGTTTGTGCAAAAACTGATGGAGATAGCCCAGCAGTCCGGCAAGACAGTGAAGATCAGACTGTGCGATACTATGGGCTACGGCCTGCCGTATGCCGAGGCAACACTACCGCGCTCTATTCCAAAGATGATCCACACAATGATCCACGAGTGCGGAGTGCCAAGCGAATGGCTGGAATGGCATGGTCACAACGATTTCCATAAGGTGCTTGCAAATGCCACCACAGCATGGCTCTATGGCTGCTGCGCTGCAAACTGCGCTTTATTGGGTTTCGGCGAGCGCACCGGCAATCCGCCTCTTGAGGGTGCGATAATGGACTATATATCCCTCAAGGGCGATGCGAACGGCATCGACACGCGTGTCATTACGGAGATAGCCGAGTTCTTTAGGAACGAAGTGGACGTCGATATTCCGTCTGGCTATCCGTTTATAGGTTCGCACTTTAATGTGACCAGCGCTGGAATTCATGCGGACGGCATGCTCAAGAATGAGGAGATATACAATATCTTCGATACGGACAAGATACTCAGCCGTCCGGCAAGGGTCAATGTCACCGACAAATCGGGTGTGGCAGGCATTGCGCACTGGGTCAATTCATATCTGGGTCTTAAGCCTGAGATGGCTCTTGACAAGCGGCATCCCGGCCTGCTTGCAATACAGGATTGGGTCAAGGAACAATATGCAGCCGGGAGGGTGACTTCGATCTCCGATGACGAGATGCTGATGCAGTCGAGGATGCATCTGCACGAGTACTTCAAGAGTGATTTCGACAGGCTGCGCGATCACGCCCTGGATATTTCCGAGCAGATTATGCTCAGACTGGTCGAGGATCAGCGAGTCCACTCCATGGACCCGGCAAAGATCGTTCCTGTGCTGCAAAAGTTACTGGAGCAGTTTCAGTTTATCCAGTTCATCTACGTAATCGACGTAAATGGAAAGAAGATCACGGAGAATGTCACTCAGCCGATTTATCGCAAGCAGTTTGGCAGGTTTGGTCTCAAGGAGAATTTCTCGAGCAGGGACTGGTTTGTCGGAGCGCTTGGCGCGGGGCGCGGCGAGGTGTTTATTACAGACTTTTATAAGTCCAGGATTACCGGGGCGCTGTGTATAACCGTCTCGGCAGCAATTCTTGATGACGATGGCAAGGCTATTGGCGTAATAGGCGCCGACCTCAAGTTTGAAGAACTCGCAAGAATACTCTAA
- a CDS encoding STAS domain-containing protein codes for MANQELSITVGELLGIVKVSLNGQLSPRHDQALQGVLNGLQEQGSTSLVLDLAGLTSSGTDAATGLINVLRSLGSTTNFHVVASGALGSILSKSGFGPSVRVYSSVDDIADMFSDDEEYLTSRWMARGSQDTELPLAA; via the coding sequence ATGGCGAATCAGGAGCTTTCGATCACGGTGGGAGAGTTATTAGGAATAGTCAAGGTCTCACTCAATGGTCAGCTCAGCCCCCGACACGATCAAGCGCTCCAAGGGGTCCTGAATGGACTTCAAGAGCAGGGTTCAACATCACTTGTTCTCGACCTGGCTGGACTAACTTCTTCAGGCACTGATGCCGCCACCGGGCTTATAAATGTTTTACGTTCACTCGGCTCCACAACAAATTTTCACGTAGTTGCATCCGGCGCCTTAGGATCGATTCTGAGTAAGAGCGGTTTTGGACCCAGTGTGAGAGTCTATTCATCAGTCGATGACATCGCCGATATGTTTAGTGACGATGAAGAGTATCTCACGTCGCGATGGATGGCTCGTGGCTCACAGGACACCGAGCTTCCACTTGCCGCATAG
- a CDS encoding DNA methylase encodes MPNSKKQNNMVDPRNSLNHLSNTQWMVETKSVWFSKPPRRDKLKSQHPATFAESDIIRLIEFFTKPGENVLDPFLGSGSTLVACAQCGRQGTGIELVRQWADVARQRIADEQCQFPQTVLEGDARRILPAIGNESIDFIVTSPPYWMILRKDWDHKVKAERKAKGLQTRYSDENDDLGNIPSYDDFLDELGKVFGQCRGVLKKKQYMCVVVSDFRHKSKFIAYHADIVRTVESVGFTLEGITILAQDSKNLYPYGIPYAFVSNIHHQYILVFRKKN; translated from the coding sequence ATGCCAAACTCAAAAAAACAAAACAATATGGTGGACCCGAGAAACTCGCTGAACCACCTATCTAATACACAGTGGATGGTCGAGACAAAAAGTGTGTGGTTTAGCAAGCCGCCAAGGCGTGATAAACTCAAGTCTCAGCACCCGGCCACGTTCGCTGAGTCAGATATCATCAGGCTGATCGAATTTTTTACCAAACCTGGAGAAAACGTATTGGACCCGTTTCTTGGAAGCGGATCGACACTCGTCGCATGTGCCCAATGCGGCCGACAGGGCACTGGAATTGAACTGGTCCGCCAATGGGCAGACGTTGCAAGACAGCGAATCGCTGATGAGCAATGTCAGTTCCCGCAGACTGTCCTGGAAGGCGATGCCAGGCGAATCTTGCCGGCCATCGGCAATGAATCCATCGACTTCATTGTCACTAGCCCACCCTACTGGATGATCCTGCGCAAAGACTGGGATCATAAGGTCAAAGCAGAAAGAAAAGCAAAAGGTCTGCAAACGCGCTATAGCGATGAAAATGATGACCTGGGCAATATCCCGTCATATGACGATTTCCTGGACGAACTCGGAAAGGTATTTGGGCAGTGCAGGGGCGTGCTCAAAAAGAAACAATATATGTGTGTGGTGGTCTCGGATTTCAGGCACAAGTCAAAATTCATCGCCTATCATGCCGACATTGTCCGAACTGTGGAATCGGTGGGTTTTACACTCGAAGGAATTACAATACTTGCACAGGACAGCAAAAACCTCTATCCATATGGAATACCTTATGCGTTTGTATCCAATATTCACCACCAGTATATACTGGTATTCAGGAAGAAGAATTAA